A single region of the Arthrobacter sp. zg-Y820 genome encodes:
- the mmsA gene encoding multiple monosaccharide ABC transporter ATP-binding protein, whose amino-acid sequence MNDVILSMDGIVKEFHGIKALDGVSLEVERGGVHAICGENGAGKSTLMKVLSGVYPHGSFEGTITLEGRPVSYGSINDSERDGIVIIHQELALSPYLSIAENIFLGNEVQRGGVIDWNQTNLQAAALLERVGLDENPATKILELGVGKQQLVEIAKALSKEVKILILDEPTAALNDGDSAHLLGLIDQLRGQGITSIIISHKIKEIRAIADVVTVIRDGLTIETFEVEDTDDIETRIIRNMVGRPLDSQFPEREPDIGAEKFRVEDWTVHHPIDVDRVVVDHASFFVRAGEIVGFAGLMGAGRTELAMSIFGRSYGAGISGRVFKDGAEIRTRTVGEAIRNGIAYVSEDRKRYGLNLIGSVTVNISAAALRRLAKLGIIDRNREYAVADDYRQRMNIKTQSVSSLVGNLSGGNQQKVVLSKWIYSGPDVLILDEPTRGIDVGAKFEIYGIINELAAQGKAVIVISSELPELIGLADRIYTIAEGRLTAEVQHADATQEELMRHMTAARTQGAQAS is encoded by the coding sequence ATGAATGACGTCATCCTTTCCATGGACGGCATTGTGAAGGAATTCCACGGCATCAAAGCGCTCGACGGCGTTTCGCTGGAAGTGGAGCGCGGCGGCGTGCACGCCATCTGCGGCGAGAACGGCGCCGGCAAATCCACGCTGATGAAGGTGCTCAGCGGCGTGTATCCGCACGGCAGCTTCGAGGGCACGATCACGCTGGAGGGCAGGCCGGTCAGCTACGGGTCGATCAACGACAGTGAGCGGGACGGGATTGTGATCATCCATCAGGAGCTGGCGCTGAGCCCGTACCTGTCCATCGCGGAGAACATTTTCCTGGGCAACGAGGTGCAGCGCGGGGGAGTGATCGACTGGAACCAGACGAACCTGCAGGCCGCGGCACTGCTCGAGCGTGTGGGTCTGGATGAAAACCCGGCCACGAAGATCCTCGAGCTCGGCGTCGGCAAGCAGCAGCTGGTGGAGATCGCCAAGGCGCTCTCCAAGGAAGTGAAGATCCTGATCCTGGACGAGCCCACCGCAGCACTGAACGACGGCGATTCGGCGCACCTGCTCGGGCTGATCGACCAGCTCCGCGGGCAGGGCATCACCTCGATCATCATTTCCCACAAGATCAAGGAGATCCGGGCGATCGCCGACGTCGTCACCGTCATCCGCGACGGCCTCACCATCGAGACGTTCGAGGTGGAGGACACCGACGACATCGAGACCCGCATAATCCGGAACATGGTGGGCCGGCCGCTGGATTCCCAGTTTCCGGAGCGGGAACCGGACATCGGCGCGGAGAAGTTCCGGGTCGAGGACTGGACCGTGCACCATCCGATCGACGTGGACCGCGTCGTCGTCGACCACGCGTCTTTCTTTGTCCGTGCCGGAGAGATTGTGGGCTTCGCCGGGCTGATGGGGGCCGGGCGCACCGAGCTGGCGATGAGCATTTTCGGCCGCTCCTACGGCGCCGGGATCTCCGGCCGGGTGTTCAAGGACGGGGCGGAAATCCGCACCCGGACCGTGGGGGAGGCCATCCGCAACGGCATCGCCTACGTCAGCGAGGACCGCAAGCGCTACGGGCTGAACCTGATCGGCAGCGTCACCGTCAACATCTCCGCCGCTGCGCTGCGCCGGCTCGCGAAGCTGGGCATCATCGACCGCAACCGGGAATACGCCGTCGCCGACGATTACCGGCAGCGGATGAACATCAAAACGCAGTCGGTGTCCTCGCTGGTCGGGAACCTCTCCGGCGGCAATCAGCAGAAAGTCGTGCTCAGCAAGTGGATCTATTCCGGTCCGGATGTGCTGATCCTCGACGAGCCGACGCGCGGAATCGACGTCGGCGCCAAATTTGAGATCTACGGGATCATCAACGAGCTGGCGGCGCAGGGCAAAGCCGTCATCGTGATTTCCAGCGAGCTGC
- the chvE gene encoding multiple monosaccharide ABC transporter substrate-binding protein gives MTRIKHASTLFLTLGLAAGLAACAPAGSNTEDGEGEAAACSVGISMPTRSLERWINDGEGLKEKLEARNCDVDLQYAEDETDQQISQIQNQIAGGAKILVVAAIDGETLGPTLESAKEQDITVIAYDRLINGTEAVDYYATFDNYKVGQLQGEFIEEELALAEGEGPYNLEPFAGSPDDNNAAFFFAGAWDVLLPYVESGQLVVPSDKSPESNEGWTSIGILGWKSADAQSEMDNRLQSFYTGGEKVDVVLSPNDSLALGIESSLEAAGYTPGTDWPLITGQDADAANVKAMLADRQSMTVWKDTRELGAQVDTMIEAIVAGEDVEVNDTETYNNGVFVVPTYILEPQVVVKDDVQSVLVDSGFVTADDVGL, from the coding sequence ATGACCCGAATCAAGCACGCATCAACCCTCTTTCTCACCCTCGGACTGGCAGCCGGCCTGGCGGCCTGCGCTCCGGCGGGATCCAACACCGAGGACGGCGAAGGCGAAGCCGCCGCCTGCAGCGTCGGCATCTCGATGCCCACGCGCAGCCTGGAACGCTGGATCAACGACGGCGAGGGCCTGAAGGAAAAGCTCGAAGCCAGGAACTGCGACGTTGACCTGCAGTACGCCGAAGACGAGACGGACCAGCAGATCAGCCAGATCCAGAACCAGATCGCCGGCGGCGCGAAGATCCTCGTCGTCGCGGCCATCGACGGTGAAACCCTCGGCCCCACGCTGGAAAGCGCAAAGGAGCAGGACATCACCGTCATCGCCTACGACCGGCTGATCAACGGCACCGAGGCCGTGGACTACTACGCGACCTTCGACAACTACAAGGTGGGGCAGCTGCAGGGAGAATTCATCGAGGAGGAGCTGGCCCTGGCCGAGGGTGAGGGCCCCTACAACCTGGAACCCTTCGCCGGCAGCCCGGATGACAACAACGCCGCCTTCTTCTTCGCCGGCGCCTGGGACGTGCTGCTTCCGTACGTCGAGAGCGGCCAGCTTGTGGTGCCCTCCGACAAATCCCCGGAGAGCAACGAGGGGTGGACCTCCATCGGCATCCTCGGCTGGAAATCGGCCGACGCGCAGTCCGAGATGGACAACCGCCTGCAGTCGTTCTACACCGGCGGTGAGAAGGTCGACGTCGTGCTTTCGCCCAATGACAGCCTGGCGCTGGGCATCGAATCCTCGCTGGAAGCGGCCGGTTACACCCCGGGCACCGACTGGCCGCTCATCACCGGCCAGGACGCCGACGCCGCCAACGTGAAGGCGATGCTCGCCGACCGCCAGTCGATGACCGTCTGGAAGGACACCCGCGAGCTCGGCGCCCAGGTCGACACCATGATCGAGGCGATCGTGGCCGGTGAAGACGTGGAGGTCAACGACACCGAGACCTACAACAACGGCGTCTTCGTGGTGCCCACCTACATCCTGGAGCCGCAGGTTGTGGTCAAGGACGACGTCCAGTCCGTGCTGGTGGACTCCGGCTTCGTCACCGCTGACGACGTCGGGCTGTAA